A section of the Scleropages formosus chromosome 16, fSclFor1.1, whole genome shotgun sequence genome encodes:
- the LOC108933694 gene encoding protein phosphatase 1 regulatory subunit 12B-like, translating into MSSVHSRNKDQRKSWLDLTSSSNSATTSSFKDRSSRVVTGQGSRAGDRENRLASLKKLEDEAGFKNYIKRYENALAENEKLKSQLTSNKQELIKVQTELEKATQERIHKRLSVLETEKMEIQVLEKKISAMEKELKAVADLKSENQKLKDENSALIRVISKLSK; encoded by the exons ATGTCATCTGTGCACTCACGCAACAAGGACCAAAGGAAGTCTTGGTTGGATTTAACATCGTCATCAAACTCTGCGACGACCAGCAGTTTCAAA GACAGATCGTCTAG GGTGGTGACTGGGCAAGGCTCTCGTGCTGGAGACAGAGAAAACAGACTGGCAAGTCTGAAAAAATTGGAAGATGAGGCCGGATTCAAGAATTATATAAAG AGGTATGAAAATGCTTTGGCAGAGAATGAGAAACTGAAATCCCAGCTGACAAGCAACAAACAAGAGCTGATCAAGGTCCAGACGGAGCTGGAGAAAGCCACTCAG GAGAGAATACACAAAAGGTTGAGTGTCCTTGAGACAGAGAAAATG GAAATTCaagttctggagaaaaaaatatcagcaatgGAGAAGGAATTGAAG GCAGTGGCTGATCTGAAGTCTGAAAATCAGAAGCTGAAAGATGAAAACAGTGCATTGATTCGTGTCATTAGCAAGCTGTCCAAATGA